A genomic window from Nicotiana sylvestris chromosome 11, ASM39365v2, whole genome shotgun sequence includes:
- the LOC104216579 gene encoding uncharacterized protein isoform X2, producing the protein MKGISFSESLSAFALAYIGCGKCNGYIKPNYASRIVAKKSKNSETPSPKDTETPPPRITSNLKQNLQFLRLWKDFQKRKSSTPKPATSYRKKKVEKEELPEDEEIYRDPTLALYYTNQVLDGAVPVLLVDGYNVCGYWPKLKKHFMNGMLDIARQKLLDELVSFSLLREVKVVVVFDAMMSGLPTHKENFEGVDVVYSSETCADAWIEKEVVALREDGCPKVWVVTSDHNQQHAAYGAGAFVWSCKALISEIKASHKEVERMLREHR; encoded by the exons ATGAAAGGTATATCTTTCTCTGAATCACTATCAGCCTTTGCATTGGCATACATTGGCTGTGGTAAATGTAATGGGTACATCAAGCCCAACTATGCTTCCAGAATTGTGGCTAAGAAGAGCAAGAATTCCGAGACTCCGTCTCCTAAG GATACTGAGACACCTCCTCCAAGGATTACATCAAACTTGAAGCAGAATTTGCAGTTCCTAAGATTATGGAAG GACTTCCAAAAGAGAAAATCCAGTACACCGAAGCCTGCTACCAGTTATCGTAAGAAGAAGGTGGAGAAGGAAGAACTGCCCGAAGATGAAGAGATCTACCGTGATCCTACTTTAGCACTATACTA TACAAATCAGGTCTTGGATGGTGCTGTTCCCGTCTTGCTCGTTGATGGATATAATGTGTGTGGATATTGGCCAAAGTTGAAGAAGCATTTTATGAATGGAATGCTTGACATTGCTCGTCAAAAGCTTCTTGATGAACTTGTATCATTTAGTTTGCTAAGAG AGGTGAAAGTGGTGGTTGTATTTGATGCCATGATGTCTGGACTACCTACACACAAGGAAAACTTTGAGGG TGTTGATGTAGTATACTCAAGTGAAACATGTGCTGATGCATGGATTGAGAAGGAG gTGGTTGCATTGAGGGAGGATGGGTGTCCAAAAGTTTGGGTTGTCACGTCTGATCATAATCAGCAGCATGCAGCCTATGGAGCA GGGGCTTTTGTTTGGAGCTGCAAGGCATTAATCTCTGAG ATCAAAGCTTCACATAAGGAGGTTGAGAGAATGCTGCGGGAACATAG
- the LOC104216579 gene encoding uncharacterized protein isoform X3, giving the protein MKGISFSESLSAFALAYIGCGKCNGYIKPNYASRIVAKKSKNSETPSPKDTETPPPRITSNLKQNLQFLRLWKDFQKRKSSTPKPATSYRKKKVEKEELPEDEEIYRDPTLALYYTNQVLDGAVPVLLVDGYNVCGYWPKLKKHFMNGMLDIARQKLLDELVSFSLLREVKVVVVFDAMMSGLPTHKENFEGVDVVYSSETCADAWIEKEVVALREDGCPKVWVVTSDHNQQHAAYGAVGGFCLELQGINL; this is encoded by the exons ATGAAAGGTATATCTTTCTCTGAATCACTATCAGCCTTTGCATTGGCATACATTGGCTGTGGTAAATGTAATGGGTACATCAAGCCCAACTATGCTTCCAGAATTGTGGCTAAGAAGAGCAAGAATTCCGAGACTCCGTCTCCTAAG GATACTGAGACACCTCCTCCAAGGATTACATCAAACTTGAAGCAGAATTTGCAGTTCCTAAGATTATGGAAG GACTTCCAAAAGAGAAAATCCAGTACACCGAAGCCTGCTACCAGTTATCGTAAGAAGAAGGTGGAGAAGGAAGAACTGCCCGAAGATGAAGAGATCTACCGTGATCCTACTTTAGCACTATACTA TACAAATCAGGTCTTGGATGGTGCTGTTCCCGTCTTGCTCGTTGATGGATATAATGTGTGTGGATATTGGCCAAAGTTGAAGAAGCATTTTATGAATGGAATGCTTGACATTGCTCGTCAAAAGCTTCTTGATGAACTTGTATCATTTAGTTTGCTAAGAG AGGTGAAAGTGGTGGTTGTATTTGATGCCATGATGTCTGGACTACCTACACACAAGGAAAACTTTGAGGG TGTTGATGTAGTATACTCAAGTGAAACATGTGCTGATGCATGGATTGAGAAGGAG gTGGTTGCATTGAGGGAGGATGGGTGTCCAAAAGTTTGGGTTGTCACGTCTGATCATAATCAGCAGCATGCAGCCTATGGAGCAGTAG GGGGCTTTTGTTTGGAGCTGCAAGGCATTAATCTCTGA